In the genome of Populus trichocarpa isolate Nisqually-1 chromosome 6, P.trichocarpa_v4.1, whole genome shotgun sequence, one region contains:
- the LOC18100075 gene encoding histone deacetylase HDT1, translated as MEFWGVEVKGGEPLRVESGDGFILHLSQACLGEAKKDKGNESVCLFVNFDDQKLVLGTLSHEKIPQIPFDLVFEKDFELSHNLKNGSVFFSGYKVAQPESDSDEFISDGEEDLPVPVDNGKEEAKQPKPENENAAKPDSKQKVKIVEPNKDGKPKPENDDSSDEEDDSSDDGESSDDQAMMMANDEDESSEDEDDESDEDDDDSDDGDVKPPKKAEVGKKRSAESASKNPVPDKKAKFVTPQKTDLKKAGVHIATPHPSKQAAKTSANSQRKEQAQKSFSCNSCNRSFGSENALQSHSKAKHSAA; from the exons ATGGAGTTCTGGg GTGTTGAGGTCAAAGGTGGCGAGCCCCTTAGGGTTGAAAGTGGTGATGGCTTCATCCTCCATCTTTCGCAG GCTTGCCTTGGCGAGGCTAAGAAGGACAAAGGGAATGAATCTGTCTGCCTATTTGTGAATTTTGATGATCAGAAGCTTGTTCTTGGAACACTGTCTCATGAGAAAATCCCTCAAATACCTTTTGATCTTGTCTTCGAGAAAGACTTCGAGCTCTCTCATAACTTGAAAAATGGGAGTGTTTTCTTCAGCGGATACAAAGTTGCTCAACCCGA GAGTGATAGCGACG AGTTTATTTCTGATGGTGAAGAGGATCTCCCAGTCCCCGTTGATAACG gGAAAGAAGAGGCAAAGCAACCAAAGCCTGAAAACGAAAATGCTGCAAAACCTGATTCTAAGCAGAAGGTGAAGATTGTGGAACCGAACAAAGATGGGAAACCCAAACCAGAGAATGATGATAGCAGTGATGAAGAGGATGATTCATCTGATGATGGCGAGTCAAGCGATGATCAG GCAATGATGATGGCCAATGATGAGGATGAGAGTAGTGAGGACGAGGATGATGAAAGTGATGAAGACGATGATGACAGTGATGATGGGGATGTGAAGCCTCCAAAGAAG GCTGAAGTTGGCAAGAAGAGATCCGCAGAATCTGCTTCAAAAAACCCTGTACCTGATAAGAAGGCTAAATTTGTAACTCCTCAAAAAACCG ATTTGAAGAAAGCAGGTGTCCATATAGCAACTCCTCACCCTTCTAAACAAGCTGCAAAAACATCTGCTAACAGTCAGAGGAAGGAGCAGGCTCAAAAATCCTTTTCTTGCAACTCTTGCAACAG GTCATTTGGCTCGGAAAACGCTTTACAATCACATTCAAAGGCTAAGCACAGTGCTGCATAG
- the LOC18100074 gene encoding uncharacterized protein LOC18100074, translating to MDGSESHDKASWTKAMLHTFCDICIKAIEKGMRPNTHFDKAGWKFIITAFKEQTGHSFTKSQLKNKWDGIKKDWRIWKRLISETGVGWSSELGTISASDEWWKTKIQEIRGAKKFRHVGIEPTLCAKYDTMFSNIVATGQHAWAPSQGMISEEDQGGDGLGNSSNVGINLKEGIGDSEVDVVPDFVEDVSRMVAGCNVPNSSSNHSSVKRKATETSIPQPQKKKGGSGMGAKLCSRLDRLLESVLIASNCTVNSRDKKGCSIEEVMEEFHSIHGVDFGSPIHIFATEFFRGRSKREMWKAMGNLERKYSWLKIMYERQSKQ from the exons ATGGATGGGTCGGAAAGTCACGACAAAGCTTCTTGGACCAAGGCAATGTTGCACACATTTTGCGATATATGCATCAAAGCTATCGAGAAAGGGATGAGGCCTAATACTCACTTCGACAAAGCTGGATGGAAATTTATTATCActgcattcaaagaacaaactgGACATTCGTTCACTAAATCACAACTGAAGAACAAATGGGACGGAATTAAAAAGGACTGGAGGATTTGGAAAAGGCTAATATCTGAAACTGGTGTTGGATGGAGCTCTGAACTTGGTACAATCTCCGCATCTGATGAATGGTGGAAAACTAAAATACAG GAAATTAGAGGAGCAAAGAAGTTTAGGCATGTCGGCATAGAGCCAACATTGTGTGCAAAATATGACACAATGTTCAGTAACATTGTCGCAACTGGACAACATGCATGGGCCCCATCTCAAGGAATGATTTCTGAAGAAGATCAAGGTGGTGATGGATTGGGAAATTCAAGTAATGTTGGCATAAATCTCAAGGAAGGAATTGGCGATTCAGAGGTGGATGTTGTTCCTGATTTTGTGGAAGATGTTAGTAGGATGGTGGCTGGTTGTAATGTCCCAAATAGCAGTAGCAACCACAGTAGTGTTAAAAGAAAAGCTACTGAAACCTCCATACCtcaacctcaaaaaaaaaagggggggtcTGGAATGGGAGCTAAGTTATGCTCACGTTTAGATCGACTTCTTGAGAGTGTTTTGATTGCTAGTAATTGTACAGTGAATTCAAGAGACAAGAAAGGATGTAGCATTGAGGAGGTAATGGAAGAGTTTCATTCAATACATGGTGTTGACTTTGGAAGTCCAATACACATCTTCGCAACAGAATTCTTCCGTGGAAGAAGCAAAAGGGAGATGTGGAAAGCAATGGGAAATCTTGAGAGAAAATACTCTTGGTTGAAAATAATGTACGAACGACAATCAAAACAGTAG
- the LOC18100078 gene encoding enolase 2 has protein sequence MTITIVSVKARQIFDSRGNPTVEADVTTSDGVLSRAAVPSGASTGVYEALELRDGGSDYLGKGVSKAVGNVNTIIGPALIGKDPTEQVAIDNLMVQQLDGTVNEWGWCKQKLGANAILAVSLAVCKAGAHAKGIPLYKHIANLAGNKNLVLPVPAFNVINGGSHAGNKLAMQEFMILPTGASSFKEAMKMGAEVYHHLKSVIKKKYGQDATNVGDEGGFAPNIQDNQEGLELLKTAIAKAGYTGKVVIGMDVAASEFYGADKTYDLNFKEENNDGSKKITGDALKDLYKSFVSEYPIVSIEDPFDQDDWEHYAKLTAEIGEKVQIVGDDLLVTNPKRVEKAIKEKACNALLLKVNQIGSVTESIEAVKMSKQAGWGVMASHRSGETEDTFIADLSVGLATGQIKTGAPCRSERLAKYNQILRIEEELGAEAVYAGANFRRPVEPY, from the exons ATGACGATTACTATTGTCTCCGTCAAGGCAAGGCAGATCTTCGACAGCCGTGGCAATCCAACCGTCGAG GCTGATGTGACAACATCCGATGGCGTTTTGTCAAGAGCTGCCGTTCCTAGCGGTGCATCCACTG GCGTTTACGAGGCCCTTGAACTTAGGGATGGAGGCTCAGATTATCTTGGAAAGGGTGTTTCCAAG GCTGTTGGGAATGTCAATACAATTATTGGGCCTGCATTGATTGGCAAG GACCCAACTGAGCAGGTCGCTATTGATAACTTGATGGTTCAACAACTTGATGGAACTGTAAATGAGTGGGGCTGGTGCAAACAAAAG CTTGGAGCAAATGCCATCTTGGCAGTTTCTCTTGCTGTTTGCAAAGCTGGGGCCCATGCCAAGGGTATACCCCTTTATAAG CACATTGCCAACCTTGCTGGTAACAAGAACTTGGTGCTGCCAGTTCCTGCTTTCAATGTCATCAACGGTGGATCACATGCCGGAAATAAACTTGCTATGCAG GAGTTCATGATTCTTCCAACGGGAGCTTCCTCTTTCAAAGAGGCCATGAAGATGGGAGCTGAAGTATACCATCATTTGAAG TCCGTGATTAAGAAGAAGTACGGTCAGGATGCAACAAATGTTGGTGATGAAGGTGGTTTTGCTCCCAACATTCAG GATAACCAGGAAGGACTTGAATTGCTCAAGACTGCCATTGCTAAAGCTGGTTACACAGGCAAA gTGGTTATTGGAATGGATGTTGCTGCCTCTGAATTTTATGGAGCAGATAAAACATATGACCTTAACTTCAAAGAAGAG AACAATGATGGTTCAAAAAAGATCACAGGTGATGCTCTCAAGGACCTCTACAAGTCTTTCGTGTCCGAGTACCCTATTGTATCGATTGAAGATCCATTTGACCAAGATGACTGGGAACACTATGCAAAGTTAACTGCTGAAATCGGAGAGAAAGTACAAATTGTGGGAGATGATCTCTTGGTCACCAATCCCAAG AGGGTTGAGAAGGCTATCAAAGAGAAAGCTTGTAATGCCCTCCTCCTCAAG GTTAATCAAATTGGATCTGTTACTGAGAGCATTGAAGCTGTAAAGATGTCCAAGCAAGCTGGATGGGGAGTGATGGCCAGCCACCGCAGTGGTGAAACAGAGGATACTTTCATTGCTGATTTGTCAGTGGGTTTGGCCACG GGCCAAATAAAGACTGGAGCACCTTGCAGGTCCGAGCGGCTTGCTAAATATAACCAG ATCTTGCGAATTGAGGAAGAGCTTGGCGCAGAAGCGGTCTATGCCGGAGCAAACTTCAGGAGACCTGTCGAACCCTATTAG
- the LOC18100077 gene encoding splicing factor U2af small subunit B gives MAEHLASIFGTEKDRVNCPFYFKIGACRHGDRCSRLHTKPTISPTLLLSNMYQRPDMLTPGVDPQAQSQSLDPRKIQDHFEDFYEDLFEELSKYGDIESLNICDNLADHMVGNVYVQFREEEHAANALRNLNGRFYAGRPIIVDFSPVTDFREATCRQYEENVCNRGGYCNFMHLKKISRELRRQLFGRNRRRRSRSRSHSPDRHRGHEERPHGGRGLNRREDDREHHNERGRRPRSRSPARRGGRSSPGGRRNRSPVRESSAERRAKIEKWNREKEQTDSGGRGDSRNPENDRDNSDFAENGGHYDDAQH, from the exons atGGCGGAGCACTTAGCATCCATATTCGGGACAGAGAAAGACAGGGTGAACTGTCCTTTTTACTTCAAGATCGGAGCCTGCAGACATGGTGATCGATGCTCAAGACTCCACACAAAGCCGACAATCAGCCCAACCCTGTTGCTCTCCAACATGTACCAGAGACCTGACATGCTCACTCCTGGAGTGGATCCTCAGGCTCAATCCCAGTCCCTCGATCCCCGGAAGATCCAAGACCACTTTGAGGATTTTTATGAGGATTTGTTTGAAGAACTCAGCAAGTATGGTGATATTGAGAGCTTAAATATCTGTGATAATCTTGCTGACCACATg GTGGGTAATGTGTATGTCCAGTTTAGAGAAGAAGAGCACGCTGCTAATGCCCTTCGCAATCTTAACGGAAGGTTTTATGCAG GGCGACCCATCATTGTTGACTTTTCTCCTGTCACGGATTTCCGCGAAGCTACATGTAGGCAATATGAGGAAAATGTTTGCAATCGAGGTGGCTACTGCAACTTCATGCATCTTAAGAAGATTAGCAG GGAATTGAGGAGGCAGTTATTTGGGAGGAACAGACGAAGACGTAGCCGCAGTAGAAGCCATAGTCCTGATAGGCACCGTGGTCATGAGGAGCGTCCACATGGTGGCCGTGGTTTGAATAGGAGAGAGGATGACAGGGAGCATCACAATGAAAGGGGCAGGAGGCCTAGAAGCCGAAGTCCTGCACGCAGGGGAGGACGAAGTAGCCCTGGGGGGAGGAGAAACAGGAGTCCTGTCAGAGAGAGTAGTGCTGAAAGAAGGGCTAAGATTGAAAAGTGGAACAGGGAAAAGGAACAGACAGATTCTGGTGGTAGAGGTGATAGCAGAAACCCTGAAAATGACAGGGATAACAGTGACTTTGCTGAGAATGGTGGCCATTATGATGATGCCCAGCACTAG